One genomic segment of Natranaerovirga pectinivora includes these proteins:
- the ablB gene encoding putative beta-lysine N-acetyltransferase, giving the protein MDEIINLGNSMIQHGKHNDRVYLMKLDKNDVSDVLYNIEEKAKENDYSKIFAKVPYGCEKEFLAKGYMVEGHVPEMVKGENDVLFLGKFLKEWRSKDEDPNLKLVLEKALRKKEEGNTLNNENKLISKYYIRLLDKKDSKEMAKVYSEVFETYPFPIHDPNYIEETMDDNLVYFGVFMEGKLIAISSCEMDVKNLNVEMTDFATLPECRGNGLAVNLLMVMEEEMVRRDIKTAYTIARAKSYGMNITFAKLEYEHSGTLIKNTNIGGDFETMNIWWKKLKK; this is encoded by the coding sequence ATGGATGAAATTATAAATTTAGGGAATTCCATGATACAGCATGGCAAACATAACGATAGAGTCTATTTAATGAAATTAGATAAAAATGACGTATCAGATGTACTATATAATATAGAAGAAAAAGCTAAGGAAAATGATTACTCAAAAATATTTGCCAAAGTGCCTTATGGCTGTGAAAAGGAATTCTTAGCTAAAGGATATATGGTTGAGGGGCATGTCCCTGAAATGGTTAAGGGAGAGAATGATGTTTTGTTCTTGGGAAAGTTCTTAAAAGAGTGGAGAAGTAAAGATGAAGATCCTAATCTAAAGCTCGTGTTAGAAAAAGCCTTAAGAAAAAAAGAAGAAGGAAACACTTTAAATAATGAGAATAAGCTTATTAGTAAATATTATATAAGGTTATTGGATAAAAAAGATAGTAAAGAAATGGCAAAGGTGTATAGTGAAGTGTTTGAAACATATCCTTTTCCAATTCACGATCCCAATTATATAGAAGAAACAATGGATGATAACTTAGTGTACTTTGGTGTTTTTATGGAAGGTAAATTAATTGCCATATCCTCTTGTGAAATGGATGTAAAGAACTTAAATGTAGAAATGACGGACTTTGCAACATTGCCTGAATGTAGAGGGAATGGTTTGGCTGTCAATTTATTAATGGTCATGGAAGAAGAAATGGTTAGAAGAGATATTAAAACAGCTTACACAATAGCTAGAGCTAAGTCTTATGGTATGAATATAACATTTGCAAAACTAGAATATGAACACTCTGGAACCTTAATTAAAAACACCAATATTGGCGGAGATTTTGAGACCATGAATATTTGGTGGAAAAAACTAAAAAAGTAG
- a CDS encoding bifunctional 4-hydroxy-2-oxoglutarate aldolase/2-dehydro-3-deoxy-phosphogluconate aldolase produces the protein MSKYETLKKITDVGVVAVVRAENEDEANKIAKACIEGGVPAIEVTFTVPGAHKVIEGLKNSFSADELIVGAGTVLDSETARIAILAGAEYIVSPGFDLETAKLCNRYRIPYMPGCITITEILTAMEAGADVIKIFPGSIVGPSYIKAIKGPLPQAVVMPTGGVSLDNVDQWIKSGCVAVGVGGDLTAPAKTGDYAGVTDLAKQFVAKVKEARQK, from the coding sequence ATGTCGAAGTATGAAACACTTAAGAAAATAACAGATGTTGGTGTTGTTGCTGTAGTTAGAGCAGAAAATGAAGATGAAGCTAACAAGATTGCTAAAGCATGTATTGAAGGTGGAGTTCCAGCTATCGAAGTAACTTTTACTGTTCCAGGTGCTCATAAAGTTATTGAAGGACTTAAAAATAGTTTTTCAGCAGATGAGTTAATCGTAGGAGCGGGAACTGTATTAGATAGTGAAACTGCAAGGATTGCTATTTTGGCTGGTGCAGAATATATTGTATCTCCAGGATTTGACCTTGAAACTGCGAAATTATGTAACAGATACCGAATACCATATATGCCAGGTTGTATTACAATAACTGAGATCCTTACTGCTATGGAAGCGGGAGCAGATGTTATTAAAATCTTCCCAGGAAGCATAGTAGGTCCATCATATATTAAAGCAATTAAAGGTCCACTTCCACAAGCGGTAGTAATGCCAACTGGAGGGGTAAGCCTTGATAATGTAGATCAATGGATTAAAAGTGGTTGTGTAGCAGTAGGAGTAGGTGGGGATTTAACAGCTCCAGCGAAAACTGGTGACTATGCAGGGGTAACAGATTTAGCTAAGCAATTCGTTGCTAAAGTTAAAGAGGCAAGACAGAAATAA
- a CDS encoding sugar kinase, whose amino-acid sequence MAKVITMGEIMLRLSTPGNTRFTQSNNFDVVYGGGEANVAVSLANYGHDAYFVSKLPKHEIGQCAVNSLRQFGVNTDFIARGGDRVGIYFLETGASMRASKVVYDRADSAIALADVSDFDFDAIFEGADWFHWTGITPALSEKSAVVLEEALKAAKKHGVTVSVDLNFRKKLWTPEQAQKVMTNLMQYVDVCIGNEEDAEKCLGFKPGETNVEQGELELEGYKNIFKEMQEKFNFKFLATTLRESHSASENGWSALIYDGNEFYHSRHYNIKIVDRVGGGDSFSGGLIHGLLTRPNFKDALEYAVAASALKHTIPGDYNLVMEDEVEVLVQGDASGRVQR is encoded by the coding sequence ATGGCTAAAGTTATAACTATGGGAGAAATAATGTTAAGATTATCTACTCCAGGAAACACAAGATTTACACAAAGCAATAATTTTGATGTAGTATATGGCGGAGGAGAAGCAAATGTAGCTGTTTCTCTTGCAAATTATGGACATGATGCATACTTTGTATCTAAACTTCCAAAACATGAAATTGGACAATGTGCTGTAAATAGCTTAAGACAATTCGGTGTTAACACTGATTTTATTGCTCGTGGTGGAGACCGTGTTGGTATTTACTTCTTAGAAACTGGTGCTTCTATGAGAGCATCTAAAGTAGTATATGATAGAGCAGATTCTGCTATTGCTCTTGCTGATGTTTCTGATTTTGACTTTGATGCTATTTTTGAAGGTGCAGATTGGTTCCACTGGACTGGTATTACTCCAGCTCTTTCTGAAAAAAGTGCAGTAGTTTTAGAAGAAGCTTTAAAAGCAGCTAAAAAACATGGGGTTACTGTTTCAGTTGACTTAAACTTCCGTAAAAAATTATGGACACCTGAGCAAGCTCAAAAAGTAATGACTAACTTAATGCAATATGTTGATGTTTGTATTGGTAATGAAGAAGATGCAGAAAAATGTCTTGGATTCAAACCAGGTGAAACAAATGTTGAGCAAGGTGAGTTAGAATTAGAAGGATACAAAAATATTTTCAAAGAAATGCAAGAAAAATTCAACTTTAAATTCTTAGCGACTACTTTACGTGAAAGTCATTCAGCTAGTGAAAATGGTTGGAGTGCATTAATTTATGATGGTAATGAATTCTATCATTCACGTCACTACAATATCAAAATAGTAGACCGTGTTGGTGGTGGAGATTCATTCTCTGGTGGATTGATCCATGGCTTATTAACAAGACCAAACTTTAAAGATGCTCTTGAGTATGCTGTTGCAGCGAGTGCTTTAAAACACACTATTCCTGGTGATTACAACTTAGTAATGGAAGATGAAGTTGAAGTTTTAGTTCAAGGTGACGCTTCAGGTCGTGTACAAAGATAA
- a CDS encoding glycoside hydrolase family 28 protein, translating into MNYNIILVTSRSVTLELENKDIYFSANPYNVYLDGKQVIEKNNKNVFSLYDLSPNTEYEVIVELQGEKVSKTFKTLEEKVSINVKDFGAIGDGKNDDTSAIQAAILSCPKDGRVFVPAGIYYVRPIFLKSDLTLEFEKNAVLLGSTDRDAYPILPGRISEKEDIEFYLGTWEGSPESCNASLITGLYVENVKIIGLGTLDGNAQNATWWENAKVMRTCWRPRTVFLNQCKNITIQGMTIQNSPSWTLHPYFSDDLNFIDINIINPSNSPNTDGLDPESCGNVNIIGVNISVGDDCIAIKSGKLYMGQTFRKKSENMVIRNCHMRHGHGAVVLGSEMSGGIANLKVEQCLFEQTDRGLRIKTRRGRGKFATVENVSFQNIKMDKVLTPFVVNMFYHCDPDGKVEYVWTKDKLPVDDRTPFLGEFHFEDIECTGAEVAAGYFYGLPEQKIKKVSFKNVKISFAKETQPNKPAMMCHIEPVDKLGIFANNVETVQLENIDIVGNDGEKVIIENCDNYINN; encoded by the coding sequence ATGAATTATAACATAATATTAGTTACATCAAGAAGTGTAACTTTAGAGCTTGAAAATAAAGATATTTATTTTAGCGCTAATCCTTATAATGTATATTTAGATGGTAAACAAGTAATTGAAAAAAACAATAAAAATGTATTTTCTTTATATGATTTATCACCTAATACAGAATATGAAGTTATTGTTGAACTTCAAGGTGAAAAAGTATCAAAAACATTCAAAACATTGGAAGAAAAAGTGTCTATAAATGTAAAAGATTTTGGGGCAATTGGAGATGGAAAGAATGACGATACTAGTGCAATACAAGCAGCAATTCTTTCCTGCCCTAAAGACGGTAGAGTATTTGTACCAGCAGGAATATATTATGTAAGACCAATATTTTTAAAGAGTGACTTAACACTTGAATTCGAAAAAAATGCAGTATTGCTTGGAAGTACGGATAGAGATGCTTATCCAATTTTACCTGGTAGAATTTCTGAAAAAGAAGATATTGAATTTTACTTAGGTACTTGGGAAGGAAGTCCAGAATCTTGTAATGCAAGTTTAATAACTGGTTTATATGTTGAAAATGTTAAGATTATTGGTTTGGGAACACTTGACGGTAATGCACAAAATGCCACTTGGTGGGAAAATGCAAAAGTAATGAGGACTTGTTGGAGACCAAGGACAGTATTTTTAAATCAATGTAAGAATATAACCATTCAAGGGATGACGATCCAAAACTCACCATCTTGGACATTACACCCTTATTTTTCTGATGATCTAAATTTTATTGACATTAATATAATTAATCCTAGTAATTCACCAAATACAGATGGACTAGATCCTGAATCTTGTGGTAATGTCAATATCATAGGTGTAAATATATCTGTTGGTGATGATTGTATAGCAATCAAATCAGGAAAATTGTATATGGGTCAAACTTTTAGAAAAAAATCAGAAAACATGGTAATAAGAAACTGTCATATGAGACATGGGCATGGTGCAGTTGTGCTTGGAAGCGAAATGTCAGGTGGAATTGCGAACTTAAAAGTAGAGCAATGTCTCTTTGAGCAAACCGATAGAGGTCTTAGAATTAAGACACGAAGAGGTAGAGGTAAGTTTGCAACAGTTGAGAATGTATCATTCCAGAATATCAAAATGGATAAAGTGCTAACGCCTTTTGTTGTTAACATGTTTTATCACTGTGATCCAGACGGAAAAGTTGAGTACGTATGGACCAAAGATAAATTACCAGTTGATGACAGAACACCATTTTTAGGTGAGTTTCATTTTGAAGATATAGAATGTACAGGAGCAGAAGTTGCTGCAGGTTATTTCTATGGTTTACCAGAACAAAAGATAAAAAAAGTAAGCTTTAAAAATGTTAAAATATCTTTTGCGAAGGAAACTCAACCAAACAAACCAGCTATGATGTGTCACATTGAACCAGTAGATAAATTAGGTATCTTTGCAAATAATGTTGAAACTGTTCAACTTGAAAATATAGATATAGTTGGCAACGATGGTGAAAAAGTAATTATAGAGAATTGCGATAATTATATTAATAATTAG
- a CDS encoding RDD family protein, protein MLVKRIVAELMDIVILFLLLMGILYGIATIEFLGSFEYSILNTLALFSVVIICVSAPILLQYLFWKEGRSIGKTYVGLVVIDLQTNKPAGFSTMLVRETFSKWISCWVMCIPVFFGKKGVHESATRTEVRLYTKSK, encoded by the coding sequence ATGCTAGTAAAAAGAATAGTAGCAGAATTAATGGATATAGTTATTCTATTTTTGCTATTAATGGGAATTCTATATGGAATTGCCACCATAGAATTTTTAGGTTCATTTGAGTATAGTATATTAAACACATTAGCTTTATTCAGTGTTGTTATTATATGTGTTTCTGCTCCAATACTTCTTCAGTATTTGTTTTGGAAAGAGGGAAGAAGTATTGGAAAAACATATGTTGGATTGGTTGTAATTGACTTACAAACTAACAAACCGGCAGGTTTTTCAACTATGTTGGTAAGAGAAACATTTTCTAAATGGATTTCTTGTTGGGTGATGTGTATCCCAGTTTTCTTTGGAAAAAAAGGTGTACATGAAAGCGCTACAAGAACAGAAGTAAGGTTATACACAAAGAGTAAGTAA
- a CDS encoding carbohydrate ABC transporter permease, with amino-acid sequence MELRTKRKINSFFRYIILILVGLIMLYPLMWLFTATFKGNHEIFTSAGLLPQEGFGDWSAWKRAWNFNTGYTFLHHFTNSLRYLVPRTFFTVVSSVITAYAVSRFSFKGKRIVFALIIGTLLMPSVIFTIPMYLFYNALGWINSYYPLWVEAMFATNSFFVFMLIQFFRTIPRELDEASIVDGCNTLQTLIYILVPVLKPIVITVAVLTFMWGMNDYLGPLIYITRMSRLPLSVALRTAIDAESTADYGKVYAMSFMALIPALTIFAFAQRYFIDGVATTGSKG; translated from the coding sequence ATGGAATTAAGAACTAAACGAAAAATCAATTCCTTTTTCAGATATATAATATTAATACTTGTAGGTTTAATAATGTTATATCCACTTATGTGGTTATTTACTGCAACATTTAAAGGCAACCATGAAATCTTTACTTCAGCAGGTTTATTGCCACAGGAAGGTTTTGGTGATTGGAGCGCTTGGAAAAGAGCTTGGAACTTTAATACAGGATATACATTCTTACACCATTTTACGAATTCATTAAGATACTTGGTTCCTAGAACTTTCTTTACTGTAGTATCTTCAGTAATTACTGCATATGCAGTTTCAAGATTTAGTTTTAAAGGTAAAAGAATAGTTTTTGCATTAATTATCGGTACATTATTAATGCCTTCAGTTATTTTTACAATACCAATGTATTTGTTTTACAATGCTTTAGGATGGATTAACTCATACTATCCACTTTGGGTTGAAGCTATGTTTGCAACAAACTCATTCTTCGTATTTATGTTGATTCAGTTCTTTAGAACGATTCCACGTGAATTAGATGAAGCTTCAATTGTGGATGGATGTAATACACTTCAAACACTTATATATATTTTAGTGCCAGTGTTAAAACCTATCGTTATTACAGTAGCGGTATTAACATTTATGTGGGGGATGAACGACTATTTAGGTCCATTAATCTATATCACAAGAATGAGCAGACTACCTTTATCTGTTGCATTAAGAACAGCAATTGATGCTGAGTCTACAGCTGACTATGGTAAAGTATATGCAATGTCATTTATGGCTTTAATACCAGCGTTAACAATTTTTGCTTTTGCACAAAGATACTTTATCGATGGTGTTGCAACAACTGGATCAAAAGGTTAA
- a CDS encoding carbohydrate ABC transporter permease — MNDMSNRRIAPYIFITPWVLGFLIFRVYPFVNSFRLSFMRYRLMSTNNRFIGLDNYVRMLTDDPVFSKSFWATIKYVILTVPLVLVFSLFIAFILNFKLKGVNFFRTAYYIPSILGGNVAIVTLWKFLFETRGLVNQIITNLGGQQVRWYTDPNLAMLVMSLLRSWQFGSTMVIFLAALQNVPRSLYEAGAIDGATKFRMFFAITIPIITPVILFNFVMRTINAFQEFNSSYLITQGRPNYSTYLLNVYIYETAFRRNLNMGYAAALSWVLFLLIMILTMSVFRSSKYWVHYSD, encoded by the coding sequence ATGAATGATATGAGTAACAGAAGAATTGCACCCTATATATTTATAACTCCATGGGTTCTAGGATTTCTTATCTTCAGAGTTTACCCATTTGTTAACTCATTTAGACTTAGTTTCATGAGATATAGGCTAATGTCAACTAACAACAGATTTATTGGTCTTGACAATTACGTAAGAATGCTTACTGATGATCCAGTATTTTCAAAGTCTTTTTGGGCTACTATAAAATACGTTATACTTACAGTGCCATTGGTATTGGTATTTTCATTGTTCATTGCGTTTATCCTTAACTTTAAGTTAAAAGGTGTAAACTTCTTTAGAACAGCCTACTATATTCCATCAATCTTAGGTGGTAATGTTGCTATCGTAACATTGTGGAAATTCTTATTTGAAACTAGAGGACTTGTTAATCAAATAATAACTAATCTAGGTGGTCAACAAGTAAGATGGTATACGGATCCTAATTTAGCTATGTTAGTAATGAGTTTATTAAGATCCTGGCAGTTTGGTTCAACAATGGTTATTTTCTTAGCTGCATTACAAAACGTTCCAAGATCATTATATGAAGCTGGAGCAATTGACGGTGCTACTAAATTTAGAATGTTTTTTGCAATTACAATACCGATTATAACACCTGTTATTCTATTTAACTTTGTTATGAGAACGATTAATGCGTTCCAAGAGTTCAACAGTTCATACTTAATAACTCAAGGTCGTCCTAATTATTCGACGTATTTATTAAATGTTTATATTTATGAAACTGCCTTCAGAAGAAATCTTAACATGGGTTATGCAGCGGCGCTTTCATGGGTATTGTTCCTATTAATTATGATTTTAACAATGTCAGTATTTAGATCTTCAAAATACTGGGTACATTATTCAGACTAA
- a CDS encoding ABC transporter substrate-binding protein, producing MKKLLALLVVLALTLSIVGCGQKDETPDPAPAPAPGEPAPGPVEIDEDIEIRFSWWGGDSRHEATQAVIDLFMEANPNITVVPEFTAWTGHFERIAAQLTARDEADLMQINFNWFYGFSPEGDGFYDLRQLGNIDLNNWPAETLAPITINGKVQGVPTSIGARLYYVNHTPFEQAGIEVPTTWDGLMEAGRVFKEKLGPDYYPLGNIGYTDALQLMMWSYLAQLTGKDIFDGNQLAYTEEELITAFEFVQELVDNNVIPGFHDDSAEKNHENPNWIDGRYAAVFQWNSGIQRDVNNLNPAINPDVRPVPWFTMDGAKHTGVFSKILMAFSVSVNSEHPEAAAKLLNFMYTDKDAVLAHGLERAIPLNRVALDILDEAGMLEGLAWEGHLMVSETDGYTFHPFFEDTTVRKVPNDAIEEFLFAEGGITPQQAARMILDTFDRTVAEAMEN from the coding sequence ATGAAAAAGTTATTAGCGTTATTAGTTGTGTTAGCATTAACACTATCTATCGTTGGATGTGGACAAAAAGATGAAACTCCAGATCCAGCTCCAGCACCAGCTCCAGGGGAGCCAGCACCAGGTCCAGTTGAGATCGATGAAGACATCGAAATCAGATTTTCTTGGTGGGGTGGAGATTCACGTCACGAAGCTACACAAGCAGTAATTGATTTATTTATGGAAGCTAATCCAAACATTACTGTAGTTCCTGAGTTTACAGCTTGGACTGGACACTTCGAAAGAATTGCAGCTCAATTAACAGCAAGAGACGAAGCTGATTTAATGCAAATCAACTTCAACTGGTTCTATGGATTCTCTCCAGAAGGAGACGGTTTCTATGACTTAAGACAATTAGGAAATATTGACTTAAACAACTGGCCAGCAGAAACATTAGCGCCAATTACTATTAATGGTAAAGTTCAAGGTGTTCCAACAAGTATTGGAGCTCGTTTATACTATGTAAACCATACACCATTTGAGCAAGCTGGTATTGAAGTTCCAACTACTTGGGATGGATTAATGGAAGCTGGTAGAGTATTTAAAGAAAAATTAGGTCCAGATTACTATCCATTAGGAAACATTGGATATACTGATGCACTTCAGTTAATGATGTGGAGTTACTTAGCTCAATTAACAGGAAAAGATATTTTCGATGGTAACCAATTAGCGTACACAGAAGAAGAATTAATAACAGCTTTTGAATTTGTTCAAGAGTTAGTTGATAATAATGTAATTCCAGGATTCCATGATGATTCAGCAGAGAAAAACCACGAAAATCCAAACTGGATTGATGGTAGATATGCAGCTGTATTCCAATGGAACTCAGGAATCCAAAGAGATGTTAACAACTTAAACCCAGCTATTAACCCAGACGTTAGACCAGTTCCTTGGTTTACAATGGATGGCGCTAAACACACTGGTGTATTTAGCAAAATCTTAATGGCATTCTCTGTAAGTGTTAACTCTGAGCATCCAGAAGCAGCAGCTAAATTATTAAACTTTATGTATACTGATAAAGATGCTGTACTTGCTCATGGTTTAGAAAGAGCTATTCCTTTAAACCGTGTTGCTCTTGATATCTTAGACGAAGCGGGAATGTTAGAAGGTCTTGCATGGGAAGGTCACTTAATGGTTTCTGAAACTGATGGTTACACTTTCCACCCATTCTTCGAAGACACAACTGTAAGAAAAGTTCCTAATGATGCTATAGAAGAATTCCTTTTTGCTGAAGGTGGAATAACTCCACAACAAGCTGCAAGAATGATTCTTGATACATTTGACAGAACTGTTGCAGAAGCAATGGAAAACTAA